From a region of the Phaseolus vulgaris cultivar G19833 chromosome 6, P. vulgaris v2.0, whole genome shotgun sequence genome:
- the LOC137832228 gene encoding starch synthase 3, chloroplastic/amyloplastic-like gives MEMSLQLNCKTVFPYRSGCVKPNSFPGVLPRRSVTFGIGYMCSPCKAGWGASFVRASADFSRRRQQKKVSVTRPKGTAAKGFVPSKRNARLKKGDSVTPVVSEVSGGDKKQTVDVNLDDDKEGGVEFSEDVRFEVIDRTDEIVGDVGELLLLDETVNVIENSQPNISIIDEDVEVLELKEDIPYNGGVGIVEDSEEGLLDRAEIDENVKDTNTDTLDEITEEAVEESRTANDDRIKEEASRLLKLELEENQRQQEIERIAEEKLSQGTKLFVYPPVVKPDQDIEVFLNKSLSALSDEPQILIMGAFNDWKWKSFSVKLNKTRLKGDWWSCQLYVPREAYQVDFVFFNGQNVYDNNDQKDFRIAIEGGMDASAFENFLLDEKRKELEELARVQAERERQAEEQRRIEADRAAKAEDRSRARVEVQRMQETLPQLLKNAVKSIDNVWYIEPSDFKGKDLIRLYYNRSSGPLVHANEIWIHGGHNNWKYGLSIIERLVKSVLKGGDWWYADVIVPDQALVLDWVFADGAPQKAGIYDNNRKQDFHAIVPMVTPDEQYWVEEEQLLYRKFQEERRLRDEAMRHKAEKIAQMKAETKEKTLKRFLLSQKHIVFTDPLDVQAGSTVTVFYNPSNTNLNGKPEVWFRCSFNHWTHSNGSLPPQRMLPAENGTHVKASVKVPLDAYKMDFVFSESEHGGVFDNKLGMDYHIPVFGGIVKEPPLHIVHIAVEMAPIAKVGGLGDVVTSLSRAVQDLNHNVDIILPKYDCLNLSNIKDFECQKNYLWAGTDIKVWHGKVEGLSVYFLEPQNGFFQVGCVYGRGNDAERFGFFCHAALEFLLQNGFHPDIIHCHDWSSAPVAWIFKDNYAHYGLSKARLVFTIHNLEFGAHFIGKAMQYADKATTVSPTYSREIAGNPVIAPHLHKFHGIINGIDPDIWDPYNDKFIPVSYSSENVVEGKKAAKEALQQKLGLKRADLPLVGIITRLTHQKGIHLIKHAIWRTLERGGQVVLLGSAPDPRIQNDFVNLKNELHSSHNDRARLCLAYDEPLSHLIYAGADFILVPSIFEPCGLTQLTAMRYGSIPVVRKTGGLFDSVFDVDHDKDRAQAQGLETNGFGFDGTDVGGVDYALNRAITTWFDSRDWFNSLCKRVMEQDWSWNRPALDYLELYHAACKLQ, from the exons ATGGAGATGTCTTTGCAACTAAACTGCAAAACCGTGTTTCCCTACAGAAGCGGTTGTGTGAAGCCGAACTCGTTTCCTGGGGTGTTACCCCGTCGTTCTGTAACGTTTGGAATTGGTTACATG TGTTCCCCGTGCAAAGCAGGTTGGGGTGCTTCTTTCGTCCGTGCCAGTGCAG ATTTTTCTCGGAGGAGGCAACAGAAGAAGGTGTCAGTTACAAGGCCAAAAGGCACTGCTGCAAAGGGTTTTGTCCCAAGCAAAAGAAATGCAAGATTGAAGAAGGGGGATTCAGTAACTCCTGTAGTCAGTGAGGTTTCAGGGGGGGATAAGAAACAAACagttgatgtgaatcttgatgATGATAAAGAAGGGGGGGTTGAATTTTCGGAAGACGTGAGGTTTGAGGTTATAGATAGAACTGATGAAATCGTTGGGGATGTGGGGGAATTATTGTTGTTAGATGAGACGGTGAATGTTATTGAGAACAGTCAACCTAACATCTCTATAATTGATGAGGATGTTGAGGTTCTTGAGTTAAAAGAGGATATTCCTTACAATGGAGGTGTTGGGATTGTTGAAGATTCAGAAGAAGGGTTGTTGGATCGTGCAGAAATTGATGAAAATGTTAAAGATACAAATACTGATACTCTTGATGAAATAACCGAGGAAGCTGTTGAGGAATCAAGAACTGCTAATGATGATAGAATAAAGGAGGAAGCTTCTCGGCTGTTGAAGTTAGAGTTGGAAGAAAATCAGCGCCAGCAGGAGATAGAGAGGATTGCAGAGGAAAAACTTTCTCAAGGTACCAAGCTGTTTGTATATCCTCCTGTTGTTAAACCTGATCAAGATATAGAAGTTTTCCTTAATAAGAGCCTTTCAGCACTAAGTGATGAGCCACAGATTCTAATCATGGGGGCATTCAATGATTGGAAGTGGAAATCTTTTTCCGTTAAGTTGAATAAGACACGTCTCAAGGGAGATTGGTGGTCGTGCCAATTATACGTGCCAAGGGAGGCCTACCAGGTAGACTTTGTGTTCTTCAACGGACAAAATGTCTATGACAATAATGACCAAAAAGACTTCCGCATAGCCATTGAGGGAGGAATGGATGCATCAGCATTTGAAAATTTCTTACTTGATGAGAAACGTAAAGAATTAGAAGAACTTGCTAGGGTGCAAGCTGAAAGGGAAAGACAAGCTGAAGAGCAAAGGCGAATTGAGGCAGACAGAGCTGCAAAGGCAGAGGACAGGTCACGGGCGAGGGTGGAAGTTCAGAGAATGCAAGAAACATTACCGCAATTGTTGAAGAATGCTGTAAAATCAATTGATAATGTTTGGTATATTGAACCTAGTGATTTTAAAGGCAAGGACTTGATCAGATTATATTATAACAGAAGCTCAGGTCCTCTTGTACATGCTAATGAAATATGGATTCATGGTGGGCACAATAATTGGAAGTATGGATTATCAATCATTGAAAGgcttgtcaaatctgttttaaaaGGAGGTGACTGGTGGTATGCTGATG TTATTGTACCTGACCAAGCTCTTGTCTTGGATTGGGTCTTCGCTGATGGTGCACCTCAAAAGGCAGGTATTTATGATAACAATCGTAAACAAGATTTCCACGCTATTGTCCCTATGGTTACACCTGATGAACAGTATTGGGTTGAAGAAGAACAACTGCTATACAGAAAATTTCAGGAGGAGAGGAGGTTAAGAGACGAAGCTATGCGTCACAAG GCTGAAAAAATAGCACAAATGAAAGCTGAAACAAAGGAAAAaactttgaaaagatttttgctTTCTCAAAAGCATATTGTATTCACGGACCCTCTTGATGTTCAAGCAGGGAGTACAGTGACAGTATTTTATAACCCCTCCAACACAAATCTGAATGGAAAGCCTGAGGTTTGGTTCAGATGTTCTTTTAATCATTGGACTCACTCTAATGGTTCATTGCCTCCTCAGAGAATGTTACCTGCAGAGAATGGCACTCATGTCAAAGCCTCTG TTAAGGTTCCATTGGATGCATACAAGATGGACTTTGTATTCTCTGAGAGCGAACATGGTGGAGTTTTTGATAACAAATTAGGAATGGATTATCACATACCAGTTTTTGGAGGTATTGTAAAGGAACCACCTTTGCATATAGTCCATATTGCTGTGGAGATGGCCCCAATTGCAAAA GTTGGGGGCCTTGGTGATGTTGTTACTAGTCTATCCCGGGCTGTTCAGGATTTAAATCACAATGTGGACATCATTCTTCCAAAGTATGATTGCTTGAACCTTAGCAAT ATAAAGGACTTTGAATGTCAGAAGAACTATTTATGGGCAGGGACTGACATAAAAGTATGGCATGGAAAAGTTGAAGGTCTCTCTGTCTATTTTTTGGAGCCTCAAAATGG GTTCTTTCAGGTTGGCTGTGTTTATGGTCGTGGGAATGATGCAGAGAGATTTGGTTTCTTTTGTCATGCTGCTCTTGAGTTTCTACTCCAAAATGGATTTCATCCT GATATCATCCACTGTCATGATTGGTCAAGTGCTCCGGTTGCATGGATATTTAAAGACAATTATGCACATTATGGTCTTAGTAAAGCACGACTTGTCTTCACTATTCATAACCTTGAATTTGGAGCCCATTTCATTGGAAAAGCTATGCAATATGCTGACAAGGCTACAACT GTCTCCCCCACATATTCAAGAGAGATTGCTGGTAATCCTGTAATTGCTCCTCATCTTCACAAGTTCCATGGTATAATAAATGGAATCGATCCAGATATATGGGACCCATATAATGATAAATTCATTCCT GTATCTTACTCATCCGAAAATGTTGTTGAAGGAAAAAAAGCAGCTAAGGAAGCCTTGCAACAAAAGCTTGGTTTAAAAAGAGCTGATCTTCCTTTGGTAGGAATTATTACTCGATTGACTCATCAGAAAGGAATCCATCTCATCAAACATGCCATATGGCGCACCCTAGAACGCGGTGGACAG GTTGTATTACTTGGTTCGGCCCCAGATCCTCGTATCCAAAATGATTTtgtgaatttgaaaaatgaattGCATTCCTCTCATAATGATCGTGCTAGACTTTGCCTTGCATATGACGAGCCTCTTTCACACTTG ATATATGCTGGTGCTGATTTCATTCTTGTTCCTTCAATCTTTGAGCCATGTGGACTCACTCAACTCACTGCAATGAGATACGGTTCAATTCCCGTTGTTCGAAAAACTGGAG GACTTTTTGATTCTGTATTTGACGTTGATCATGATAAGGATAGAGCACAAGCACAAGGTCTTGAGACAAATGGATTTGGTTTTGATGGAACTGATGTTGGAGGAGTTGATTATGCTCTGAACAG GGCAATAACAACATGGTTTGATAGCCGTGATTGGTTCAACAGTTTATGCAAAAGGGTGATG